A part of Sus scrofa isolate TJ Tabasco breed Duroc chromosome 15, Sscrofa11.1, whole genome shotgun sequence genomic DNA contains:
- the SFT2D3 gene encoding vesicle transport protein SFT2C, which produces MADLHRQLQEYLAQGKAGGQAAAEPLLATEEKEEPEAGAGATGAWLGRAGLRWTWAQSPAEPAAAAAGPTCLPSLTRTQRLVASGVCLLMAALCFGLAALYAPVLLLRARKFALLWSLGSVLALAGGMILRGGAACERLLRGEEVPSRPALLYVAALGTTLYAALGLRSTLLTGLGACAQVAALLAGLCGLLPRGTGTALRLTLGRLGPGAALAKALPV; this is translated from the coding sequence ATGGCGGACCTCCACCGCCAACTACAAGAGTATCTGGCGCAGGGGAAAGCGGGTGGGCAGGCGGCTGCTGAGCCACTGCTAGCCACggaagagaaggaggagcccGAGGCGGGGGCCGGAGCGACGGGGGCGTGGTTGGGCCGCGCAGGCCTGCGTTGGACTTGGGCGCAGAGCCCTGCGgagccggcggcggcggcagcaggaCCGACGTGCTTGCCAAGCCTGACGCGCACTCAGCGGCTGGTGGCGAGCGGGGTGTGCCTGCTAATGGCCGCGCTCTGCTTCGGCCTTGCTGCACTCTACGCGCCCGTGTTGCTGCTGCGCGCCCGCAAGTTCGCGCTGCTCTGGTCCCTGGGCTCGGTGCTGGCCCTAGCGGGCGGCATGATCCTGCGGGGCGGCGCTGCTTGCGAACGTTTGCTGCGCGGCGAGGAGGTGCCGTCGCGGCCGGCGCTGCTCTACGTGGCCGCGCTGGGAACTACGCTGTACGCGGCACTGGGTCTGCGCAGTACGTTGCTCACGGGGCTGGGCGCCTGCGCGCAGGTGGCCGCGCTGCTGGCTGGGCTCTGCGGACTGCTGCCCCGGGGCACAGGCACGGCGCTGCGCCTCACTCTTGGGCGCCTGGGCCCGGGCGCCGCCCTCGCCAAGGCGCTACCTGTGTGA